Below is a genomic region from Belonocnema kinseyi isolate 2016_QV_RU_SX_M_011 chromosome 4, B_treatae_v1, whole genome shotgun sequence.
GTAGAAAACTGTGTATAATCTCTCGAGTTTTGAATAGACTTACCTGAAACTTATTGTGGATGTTCCTGAAAGCCCTGTGAACAATATGTTATTGCTCATATAAAAAATCTCAGATGTTAATATAGTGAACAGAAATGCAAAAAATGAAGCAGGCATTATAGAAATATTCGCTATAAAAAAGCATGGGGTCCACTTGACCCCGAGTGACAATTAAGGGTTAACATTAATTCATTtgacttaatttatttttctcctgGATTTCgatcgaaaaattgataatttttttttaaacaggtggATCTGCATTTACCCCTTATACTTGAACAGTAAAAAGACAAGAGGAGAAGGTCGAAAGTTACCAAAGGATAAATGTGTCGAAAATCCAACGCACCAAGAAATCAGGGACGTTTTGCTTTCAGCGGGTTTAAAAGTTGGAGTTGAAAACAAGCTCCATCCAAGAGAACGAAGCAAGGAATTATTATACCGAGGCCGAATCAgagtgcaattaaaaaatgatgatgGCACTCCAGTTAATCCAGATTTTCCATCACGGGACTCTGTTCTACTTCATGTAGGTACATTAATTCCCAAGCTGAAGACTCGACAAAGCAAACAATCCTCTGGTGAACAATCTTCACAACAAGCTTCTGCTTCAAAGAAAGGAAAAGGCAAGGGGCGAAGGTAATCTGTTTCGAAGAAGAGTCccttacattttatatttaagtaaAGGTATTGCTGTACATTTTTCGATCATGCAATTTATTTCGAAAGAGAATACTTGCAAATTTTTCTTGTCAAATTTGGTAGCTCAGTATTTGTCATAAGTTTCATGTCTAATGGAAATAAAAGTTTGTAGTGCGTTGAACAGATTCTTGTTCTTATTGATTAAGGTTAGgactagaaaatttgaaaatttcaaatagctTTTATTTTAGGTGATGAAAGTTAAACGAatattaattgaaagaaaatactttaatttttgtcgGGCTTGTTATCATACTATTAAAATTAGTTAGACACATGTCTTAAATAAATAACTTCTTTTCCATCttacattttgattgtcgatggAAATTTGCGATAGAAATAAAATGCAGATggtgaattaataaataaataataatggtaTGTACATTGTTATTCTAGATTTAAATAACATAGAAACTAAATTTTCGGAACTTACATAACCTgtgttatttttatctttaaatttgtttgatctGGTACTTTCTTTACAGATTTTTCTTCGGACTCGACTACTTTAACTTCAGGCTCAACTAGTTTAACTTCAGGCTCTACTAATTTAACATTAGCCTCGATTAATTTAACTTCAGGCTCGATTAATTTAACTTCAGGCTTGATATGTTTAACTTCAGGCTCGATTAATTTAACCTGAGGCTCTATTAATTTAACTTCAGGCTTGATATGTTTAACTTCAGGCTCGATTAATTTAACTTCAGGCTCGATATGTTTAACTTCAAACTTGATATGTTTAACTTCAGGCTCGATTAATTTAACTTCAGGCTCGATATGTTTAACTTCAGGCTTGATATGTTTAACTTCAGGCTCGATTAATTTAACCTCAGGCTCTATTAATTTAACTTCAGGCTCGATTAATTTAACTTCAGGCTCGATATGTTTAACTTCAGGCTTGATTAATTTAACTTCAGGCTCGATATGTTTAACTTCAGGCTTGAGATTTTTAACTTCAggcttaaataatttaacttcaggCTTGATTAATTTAACTTCAGACTTGTCTGCTCGTTTCTCTAAAGTTTTCTCTGACATCGTCTCTAATTCTTTCTCTAATGCTGTTTCCtctgatttcttaaaattatctttttccacTGCCGTTTCCATTATATTCTCGGTGGTTTCAGTATTGGCCTCAGAACGTTGGACTTCATCTGGCAATTCTTTCGAACTCTTGATAGCTTCTCTAGGAAATTTGCTCTGACATAATCTCTTGCTCGTACTAGAACCTTTGCTCGTATTTGAACCCTTGCTAGTACATGATCTTTTGCTCGTACTTGAACCCTTGCTAGTACTAAATCTCTTTCTTATATTTGAACCCTTGCTCGTACTTAATCTCTTGCTTATATTTGAACCCTTGCTCGTACTTAATCTCTTGCTCTTACTTGATCTGTTGCTCGTACTTGAACCTTTGTTCTTACTTGATCTCTTTCTGGAAGATTGTTTAGTACTTTTCGGTAGAGTTCTAGGTCTTTGTGTAATTTTCTTCAAGCCAAA
It encodes:
- the LOC117171277 gene encoding signal recognition particle 19 kDa protein, with translation MSLSWDPSKNHSDRERWICIYPLYLNSKKTRGEGRKLPKDKCVENPTHQEIRDVLLSAGLKVGVENKLHPRERSKELLYRGRIRVQLKNDDGTPVNPDFPSRDSVLLHVGTLIPKLKTRQSKQSSGEQSSQQASASKKGKGKGRR